A window of the Pseudomonas furukawaii genome harbors these coding sequences:
- a CDS encoding GlsB/YeaQ/YmgE family stress response membrane protein produces MGIIGTILIGLIVGLIARFIKPGDDSMGWIMTILVGVGGSLAATYGGQALGIYQAGQAAGFIGAVVGAVILLVVLSFLKKG; encoded by the coding sequence ATGGGCATCATCGGTACCATTCTGATCGGGCTGATCGTCGGCCTGATCGCACGCTTCATCAAACCCGGCGACGACAGCATGGGCTGGATCATGACCATTCTGGTGGGGGTCGGTGGTTCCCTCGCCGCCACATATGGCGGCCAGGCACTGGGGATCTACCAGGCCGGTCAGGCCGCCGGGTTCATCGGCGCGGTGGTGGGCGCGGTGATCCTGCTGGTGGTGCTGTCATTCCTGAAGAAGGGCTGA
- a CDS encoding aspartate ammonia-lyase: protein MSSAASFRIEKDLLGTLEVPADAYYGIQTLRAVHNFRLSGVPLSHYPKLVIALAMVKQAAADANQQLGHLSAEKHAAISEACARLIRGEFHDQFVVDMIQGGAGTSTNMNANEVIANVALEAMGKAKGEYKYLHPNNDVNMAQSTNDAYPTAIRLGLLLGHDALLASLESLIQSFAAKGEQFAGVLKMGRTQLQDAVPMTLGQEFKAFATTLGEDLDRLRRLAPELLTEVNLGGTAIGTGINADPRYQQLAVDRLAAISGQPLTPAADLIEATSDMGAFVLFSGMLKRTAVKLSKICNDLRLLSSGPRTGINEINLPPRQPGSSIMPGKVNPVIPEAVNQVAFEVIGNDLALTLAAEGGQLQLNVMEPLIAYKIFDSIRLLQRAMDMLREHCINGITANEEHCRRLMENSIGLITALNPYIGYENATRIAKEALESGRGVLELVREEKLLDESMLADILRPENMIAPRLVPLKA, encoded by the coding sequence ATGTCCTCCGCTGCATCCTTCCGCATCGAAAAAGACCTGCTCGGCACCCTCGAAGTCCCCGCCGACGCCTACTACGGCATCCAGACCCTGCGCGCCGTGCACAACTTCCGCCTGTCCGGCGTACCGCTGTCGCACTACCCGAAGCTGGTGATCGCCCTGGCCATGGTCAAGCAGGCCGCCGCCGATGCCAACCAGCAGCTGGGCCACCTCAGCGCCGAGAAGCATGCCGCCATCAGCGAAGCCTGCGCCCGCCTGATCCGTGGCGAATTCCACGACCAGTTCGTGGTGGACATGATCCAGGGCGGTGCCGGCACCTCCACCAACATGAACGCCAACGAGGTGATCGCCAACGTCGCCCTCGAAGCCATGGGCAAGGCGAAGGGTGAGTACAAGTACCTGCACCCGAACAACGACGTGAACATGGCGCAGTCCACCAACGACGCCTACCCCACCGCGATCCGCCTGGGCCTGCTGCTGGGCCACGACGCCCTGCTGGCCAGCCTCGAAAGCCTGATCCAGTCCTTCGCCGCCAAGGGCGAGCAGTTCGCCGGCGTCCTCAAGATGGGCCGCACCCAGCTGCAGGACGCGGTGCCCATGACCCTGGGCCAGGAATTCAAGGCCTTCGCCACCACCCTGGGCGAAGACCTCGACCGCCTGCGCCGCCTGGCCCCCGAGCTGCTGACCGAAGTGAACCTCGGCGGCACCGCCATCGGCACCGGCATCAACGCCGACCCGCGCTACCAGCAACTGGCCGTGGACCGCCTCGCCGCCATCAGCGGCCAGCCGCTCACGCCCGCCGCCGACCTGATCGAAGCCACCTCCGACATGGGCGCCTTCGTGCTGTTCTCCGGCATGCTCAAGCGCACCGCGGTCAAGCTGTCGAAGATCTGCAACGACCTGCGCCTGCTCTCCAGCGGCCCGCGCACCGGCATCAACGAGATCAACCTGCCGCCGCGCCAGCCGGGCAGCTCCATCATGCCGGGCAAGGTCAACCCGGTGATCCCGGAAGCGGTCAACCAGGTGGCCTTCGAAGTCATCGGCAACGACCTGGCCCTGACCCTCGCCGCCGAAGGCGGCCAGTTGCAGCTGAACGTGATGGAGCCGCTGATCGCCTACAAGATCTTCGACTCGATCCGCCTGCTGCAGCGCGCCATGGACATGCTGCGCGAGCACTGCATCAACGGCATCACCGCCAACGAAGAGCACTGCCGCCGCCTGATGGAGAACTCCATCGGCCTGATCACCGCGCTGAACCCCTACATCGGTTACGAGAACGCGACCCGTATCGCCAAGGAAGCCCTGGAAAGTGGCCGTGGCGTGCTGGAACTGGTTCGCGAGGAGAAGCTGCTGGACGAGTCCATGCTGGCCGACATCCTCCGTCCGGAAAACATGATCGCCCCGCGCCTCGTGCCGCTGAAGGCCTGA
- the purE gene encoding 5-(carboxyamino)imidazole ribonucleotide mutase, with the protein MSALVGVIMGSKSDWSTLSHTAEMLDKLGIPHEVKVVSAHRTPDLLFQYAEEAEGRGIEVIIAGAGGAAHLPGMCAAKTHLPVLGVPVQSSMLSGVDSLLSIVQMPAGIPVATLAIGKAGAVNAALLAASILGGKYPKYHEALKDFRRTQTETVLDNPDPREA; encoded by the coding sequence ATGAGCGCACTGGTAGGCGTGATCATGGGCTCCAAGTCCGACTGGAGCACCCTCAGCCACACCGCCGAGATGCTGGACAAGCTGGGCATCCCCCATGAAGTGAAGGTGGTGTCGGCCCACCGCACTCCGGACCTGTTGTTCCAGTACGCCGAAGAGGCCGAAGGCCGCGGCATCGAGGTGATCATCGCCGGAGCCGGTGGGGCCGCCCACCTGCCGGGCATGTGCGCCGCCAAGACCCACCTGCCGGTGCTGGGCGTGCCGGTGCAGTCCTCCATGCTGTCGGGCGTGGACTCGCTGCTGTCCATCGTGCAGATGCCCGCCGGCATCCCGGTCGCGACCCTGGCCATCGGCAAGGCCGGCGCGGTGAACGCCGCCCTGCTGGCCGCCAGCATCCTCGGCGGCAAGTACCCGAAGTACCACGAGGCACTGAAGGACTTCCGCCGCACCCAGACCGAAACCGTTCTGGACAACCCGGACCCCCGTGAGGCCTGA
- a CDS encoding efflux RND transporter periplasmic adaptor subunit translates to MRKLLIVIPIFICLAALLGFWVRPEPVPVELVAVERGEVETLVANTRAGTVKACRRAHLSFKSGGQVSELLIHAGQRVQAGDVLMRLRQDDLEARVAEARARLDAQHNLREQSCRQASQDRLDQGRLERLAERKLASQDQLEQSATRARLSQLLCSGGEARIREAQASLDLQLAQLDQATLRAPFAGIVAEINGELGEVVTPSPPGIPTPPAVDLIDDQCLFVEAPIDEVDAGQVRPGMPVRISLDAFPGRTFAGRVSRIAPFVRELEKQARTVDVEVKFERVPPDLMLLSGYSADVEILLDQRQTLRVPTESLLEGGRVLRYDPGSGHLREQRVELGLSNWRWSEVRGGLAVGDRILPGLQHESLADGSVVSPRGAPEGRP, encoded by the coding sequence ATGCGCAAGCTATTGATAGTTATTCCCATTTTTATCTGCCTGGCCGCGCTCCTGGGGTTCTGGGTGCGCCCCGAACCCGTGCCGGTGGAACTGGTGGCGGTGGAGCGGGGCGAAGTGGAAACCCTGGTGGCCAATACCCGCGCCGGTACGGTGAAGGCCTGCCGTCGGGCGCATCTTTCGTTCAAGAGCGGCGGTCAGGTCAGCGAGCTGCTGATCCACGCCGGTCAGCGGGTGCAGGCGGGCGATGTGCTGATGCGCCTGCGCCAGGATGACCTCGAGGCGCGGGTGGCGGAGGCCCGGGCGCGGCTGGATGCCCAGCACAACCTGCGGGAGCAGAGCTGTCGCCAGGCCAGCCAGGACCGGCTCGACCAGGGGCGCCTGGAGCGGCTGGCCGAACGCAAGCTGGCCTCCCAGGACCAGCTGGAGCAGAGCGCCACCCGTGCGCGCCTGTCCCAGCTCCTGTGCAGCGGCGGCGAGGCGCGTATCCGCGAGGCCCAGGCCAGTCTCGACCTGCAGCTGGCGCAGCTCGACCAGGCCACCTTGCGGGCGCCCTTCGCCGGCATAGTCGCCGAGATCAACGGTGAGCTGGGCGAGGTGGTGACCCCTTCGCCGCCGGGCATTCCGACACCGCCGGCGGTGGACCTGATCGATGACCAGTGCCTGTTCGTCGAAGCCCCCATCGATGAGGTGGACGCCGGCCAGGTGCGCCCGGGCATGCCGGTGCGCATCAGCCTGGATGCCTTTCCCGGGCGGACCTTCGCAGGACGGGTCAGCCGCATCGCGCCCTTCGTCCGCGAGCTGGAAAAGCAGGCCCGAACCGTGGATGTGGAGGTGAAGTTCGAGCGGGTGCCGCCGGACCTGATGCTCCTCAGCGGCTACAGCGCCGACGTGGAGATCCTCCTCGACCAGCGGCAGACCCTGCGGGTGCCCACCGAAAGCCTGCTGGAGGGCGGCCGGGTGCTGCGCTACGACCCCGGTAGCGGCCATCTGCGCGAGCAGCGGGTGGAGCTGGGCCTGAGCAACTGGCGCTGGAGCGAGGTGCGCGGGGGCCTGGCCGTCGGCGACCGCATCCTGCCCGGCCTGCAGCACGAAAGCCTGGCCGATGGCAGCGTGGTGAGTCCCCGCGGGGCGCCGGAAGGGCGGCCATGA
- a CDS encoding LysR substrate-binding domain-containing protein, which translates to MNLETKWLEDFVALANTRSFSQAAERRFVTQPAFSRRIRSLEAALGLTLVNRSRTPIELTESGQLFLVTARSMVDQLGEVVRHLHHLEGQQGEVLQFAAAHSLALGYFPQWIARLRADGLNIASRLIATNVGEAVHSLREGACDLILAFYDPDAALQMDPEIFPSMSLGRTEMLPVCAVDAEGKPLYELDSGQSVPLLAYSAGAFLGRSVNLLIRQRALRATTVYETAMADSLKNMALQGLGVAWVPHFSAQSELARGDLVVCGGSHWHVPLEIRLYRCALVRKAAVRLLWRKLEAGVGGEG; encoded by the coding sequence ATGAACCTGGAAACCAAATGGCTGGAGGACTTCGTCGCCCTGGCCAATACCCGCAGTTTTTCCCAGGCCGCCGAGCGGCGTTTCGTCACCCAGCCGGCCTTCAGCCGGCGCATCCGCAGCCTGGAGGCGGCCCTGGGGCTGACGCTGGTGAACCGCTCCCGCACGCCGATCGAGCTCACCGAGTCCGGCCAGCTGTTCCTGGTGACCGCGCGCAGCATGGTGGACCAGCTGGGGGAGGTGGTGCGCCACCTGCACCACCTGGAGGGGCAGCAGGGCGAGGTGCTGCAGTTCGCCGCCGCCCACTCCCTGGCGCTGGGCTACTTCCCGCAGTGGATCGCGCGGTTGCGCGCCGATGGCCTGAACATCGCCAGCCGCCTGATCGCCACCAACGTGGGGGAGGCGGTGCACTCCCTGCGGGAGGGCGCGTGCGACCTGATCCTGGCCTTCTACGACCCGGACGCGGCGCTGCAGATGGACCCGGAGATCTTCCCGTCCATGAGCCTGGGCCGTACCGAGATGCTGCCGGTGTGCGCGGTGGACGCGGAGGGAAAGCCGCTGTACGAGCTCGATAGCGGGCAGAGCGTGCCGCTGCTGGCCTACAGCGCGGGCGCCTTCCTCGGGCGCTCGGTGAACCTCCTGATCCGCCAGCGCGCCCTGCGGGCCACCACGGTGTACGAGACGGCCATGGCCGACAGCCTGAAGAACATGGCGCTGCAGGGCTTGGGGGTGGCCTGGGTGCCGCACTTCAGTGCCCAGTCGGAGCTGGCCCGGGGCGACCTGGTGGTCTGCGGCGGCAGCCACTGGCATGTGCCGCTGGAGATTCGCCTGTACCGCTGCGCGCTGGTGCGCAAGGCGGCGGTCCGCCTGCTCTGGCGCAAGCTGGAGGCGGGGGTCGGCGGGGAGGGTTGA
- a CDS encoding DUF3299 domain-containing protein has protein sequence MRRFACLLLLFCCTLARAELPETDWLELMPPEDRKALEEMPDISHDTPEAEGNFGQQGGLKQQDRNLPAVMYSAKTVAALDGKTIHIGGYPVPLETDAKGRSTLFFLVPYPGACIHVPPPPPNQIVLVRYPRGIPLDDIYAPLWVDGTLRVEQVSNDLADAAYALDAASVRLVEEGDL, from the coding sequence ATGCGCCGCTTCGCCTGCCTGCTCCTGCTGTTCTGCTGCACCCTGGCCCGCGCCGAACTTCCTGAAACCGACTGGCTGGAGCTGATGCCTCCCGAGGACCGCAAGGCCCTGGAGGAGATGCCCGACATCAGCCACGACACCCCGGAGGCGGAGGGCAACTTCGGCCAGCAGGGTGGCCTCAAGCAGCAGGACAGGAACCTGCCGGCGGTGATGTATTCGGCGAAGACCGTCGCCGCCCTGGATGGCAAGACGATCCATATCGGCGGCTATCCGGTGCCCCTGGAAACCGATGCCAAGGGCCGCAGCACGCTGTTCTTCCTGGTGCCTTACCCGGGCGCCTGCATCCATGTGCCGCCGCCGCCGCCGAATCAGATCGTGCTGGTGCGTTACCCCAGGGGCATCCCGCTCGACGACATCTACGCCCCGCTCTGGGTGGACGGCACCCTCAGGGTGGAGCAGGTCAGCAACGACCTGGCCGATGCGGCCTACGCCCTGGATGCCGCCAGCGTGCGGCTGGTGGAGGAGGGCGACCTCTGA
- a CDS encoding 5-(carboxyamino)imidazole ribonucleotide synthase has protein sequence MKIGVIGGGQLGRMMALAGTPLGMNFAFLDPAPDACAQALGEHIRADYGDQDHLRQLADEVDLVTFEFESVPAETVAFLSQFVPVYPSAEALRIARDRWFEKSMFKALGIPTPEFADIQSQADLDAAVAAIGLPAVMKTRTLGYDGKGQKVLRKPEDVAGAFAELGSVPCILEGFVPFTGEVSLVAVRARDGETRFYPLVHNTHENGILRLSVASTDHPLQALAEDYVGRVLRELDYVGVLAFEFFEVDGGLKANEIAPRVHNSGHWTIEGAECSQFENHLRAVAGLPLGPTAKVGESAMLNFIGEVPPVDKVIAVADCHLHHYGKAFKAGRKVGHATLRCADRATLDRQIAAVEALIAKP, from the coding sequence ATGAAGATCGGCGTAATCGGCGGCGGCCAGCTGGGCCGCATGATGGCCCTGGCGGGCACTCCCCTGGGCATGAACTTCGCCTTCCTCGACCCCGCGCCGGACGCCTGCGCCCAGGCGCTCGGCGAGCACATCCGCGCCGACTACGGCGACCAGGACCACCTGCGCCAGCTGGCCGATGAAGTGGACCTGGTGACCTTCGAGTTCGAGAGCGTGCCGGCCGAGACCGTGGCCTTCCTCTCCCAGTTCGTGCCGGTCTATCCGAGCGCCGAGGCGCTGCGCATCGCCCGTGACCGCTGGTTCGAGAAGTCGATGTTCAAGGCGCTGGGCATCCCCACCCCCGAGTTCGCCGACATCCAGTCCCAGGCCGACCTGGATGCCGCCGTGGCCGCCATCGGCCTGCCGGCGGTGATGAAGACCCGCACCCTGGGCTACGACGGCAAGGGCCAGAAGGTCCTGCGCAAGCCCGAGGACGTGGCCGGCGCCTTCGCCGAGCTGGGCAGCGTGCCCTGCATCCTGGAAGGCTTCGTGCCCTTCACCGGCGAAGTCTCCCTGGTGGCGGTGCGCGCCCGCGACGGCGAGACCCGCTTCTACCCGCTGGTCCACAACACCCACGAGAACGGCATCCTGCGCCTGTCCGTCGCCAGCACCGATCACCCGCTGCAGGCCCTGGCCGAGGACTATGTCGGCCGCGTGCTGCGTGAGCTCGACTACGTCGGCGTGCTGGCCTTCGAATTCTTCGAGGTGGACGGTGGCCTGAAGGCCAACGAGATCGCCCCGCGCGTGCACAACTCCGGGCACTGGACCATCGAAGGCGCCGAGTGCAGCCAGTTCGAGAACCACCTGCGCGCCGTGGCCGGCCTGCCCCTGGGCCCCACCGCCAAGGTGGGCGAGAGCGCCATGCTGAACTTCATCGGCGAGGTTCCGCCCGTGGACAAGGTGATCGCCGTCGCCGATTGCCACCTGCACCACTACGGCAAGGCCTTCAAGGCCGGCCGCAAGGTGGGCCACGCCACCCTGCGCTGCGCCGACCGCGCCACCCTCGATCGCCAGATCGCCGCGGTGGAAGCGCTGATCGCCAAGCCCTGA
- a CDS encoding TRAP transporter small permease subunit, producing MTAKTPALLGVAHLIDALNARFGQACAWLTLFLVLGTAIVVILRYGFGIGAIALQESVMYAHALVFMGAAAWTLHRNAHVRVDIFYQKFSGRRRALVDLLGTLLFLIPVCLFLGWNSWDYVTAAWSTLERSSESGGLPLVYLQKTIILVLVVGLLLQGLSIMIKCGYLASGRIVEETEEVKHG from the coding sequence ATGACCGCAAAGACACCCGCCTTGCTGGGCGTCGCGCATCTGATCGATGCGCTCAACGCCCGATTCGGCCAGGCCTGCGCCTGGCTCACCCTCTTCCTGGTGCTCGGCACCGCCATCGTGGTGATACTGCGCTACGGCTTCGGCATCGGCGCCATCGCCCTGCAGGAGTCGGTGATGTACGCCCACGCCCTGGTATTCATGGGCGCCGCCGCCTGGACCCTGCACCGCAACGCCCATGTCCGCGTCGACATCTTCTACCAGAAGTTCTCCGGTCGCCGTCGCGCCCTGGTGGACCTGCTGGGCACCCTGCTCTTCCTTATCCCGGTGTGCCTCTTCCTTGGCTGGAACAGCTGGGACTACGTCACCGCCGCCTGGTCGACCCTGGAGCGCTCCAGCGAGTCCGGCGGCCTGCCGCTGGTGTACCTGCAGAAGACCATCATCCTGGTGCTGGTGGTGGGGCTGCTGCTGCAGGGCCTGTCGATCATGATCAAGTGCGGCTACCTGGCCAGCGGGCGGATCGTCGAGGAAACCGAGGAGGTGAAGCATGGCTGA
- a CDS encoding D-hexose-6-phosphate mutarotase: MSSPQVERIELDELTCWRVRTDSAELQVAQQGAQVLGYQRDGEPPLIWLSDQAAYQKGKAVRGGVPVCWPWFGDLRRNPAPVQAMHEGGPIAPAHGLVRELDWELLNIDTDGAAVHLAFALDSRNPPHADWPHAARLRLDIRLDDALQLSLTSHNIGDTPLAISQALHSYFAVGDIREVEVEGLDGCRYIETLDDWQQRQQQGTITFSGETDRIYLGTPPRMSILDRAWKRRIQLDVEGSSSAVVWNPWIDKARRLSQFAEDAWTGMLCIETARVMDDVLRLGAGEEQRMTVRIASAPL, from the coding sequence ATGTCCAGTCCCCAGGTTGAACGCATCGAACTCGACGAACTCACCTGTTGGCGAGTCCGCACCGACAGCGCCGAATTGCAGGTGGCCCAGCAAGGGGCCCAGGTCCTCGGCTACCAGCGCGACGGCGAGCCGCCGCTGATCTGGCTCAGCGACCAGGCTGCCTACCAGAAAGGCAAGGCGGTGCGCGGCGGCGTGCCCGTCTGCTGGCCCTGGTTCGGCGACCTGCGACGCAACCCGGCGCCGGTCCAGGCCATGCACGAAGGCGGCCCCATCGCCCCGGCCCACGGCCTGGTGCGCGAACTGGACTGGGAGCTGCTGAACATCGACACCGACGGCGCCGCCGTCCACCTGGCCTTCGCCCTCGACAGCCGCAATCCGCCGCACGCGGACTGGCCCCACGCAGCCAGGCTGCGCCTGGACATCCGCCTGGACGACGCCCTGCAGCTGAGCCTCACCAGCCACAACATCGGCGACACCCCGCTGGCCATCAGCCAGGCGCTGCACAGCTACTTCGCCGTCGGCGACATTCGCGAGGTGGAGGTGGAAGGCCTGGACGGCTGCCGCTACATCGAGACCCTGGACGACTGGCAGCAGCGCCAGCAGCAGGGAACTATCACCTTCAGCGGCGAAACCGACCGTATCTACCTGGGAACGCCGCCGCGCATGAGCATCCTCGACCGCGCCTGGAAGCGCCGGATCCAGCTGGACGTGGAGGGTTCGTCCTCCGCCGTGGTGTGGAACCCCTGGATCGACAAGGCCAGGCGCCTGTCGCAGTTCGCCGAGGACGCCTGGACAGGGATGCTCTGCATCGAGACGGCGCGGGTGATGGACGACGTGCTGCGCCTCGGCGCCGGCGAAGAGCAGCGGATGACGGTGCGGATCGCCAGCGCGCCCCTCTAG
- a CDS encoding TRAP transporter substrate-binding protein: protein MKRREIIAAAGVGLAAAALAGCDKKEQAAGGPQAEAQTFSWKMVTSWPKNFPGVGVGAERFAKLVEEMSNGRLKIKVYAAGELVPALEVFDAVSRGTAEMGHGAPYYWKGKVPAAQFFCALPFGPNAQEMNAWLHRGGGIELWEEVYKPFGVLPMACGATGVQTAGWFNKEINSVEDFNGLKMRTPGLGGEVLTKMGGTVVNLPAGEIFTALQTGAIDATEWIGPYNDLALGLHKAAKYYYTPGWQEPNVTFELDVNLKAWETLPADLKAIVRAAARDVNGDMLDDYNARNMEAMEKLKAEGVEVRRLPEAVLTRLREVASEVVEASAAADPAATKVWQQQKAYLERMRTYAEENEKLIYSIRS from the coding sequence ATGAAACGTCGTGAAATCATCGCCGCTGCAGGGGTGGGGCTTGCAGCCGCGGCCCTGGCCGGTTGCGACAAGAAGGAGCAGGCCGCCGGCGGTCCCCAGGCCGAGGCGCAGACCTTCAGCTGGAAGATGGTCACGTCCTGGCCGAAGAACTTCCCGGGTGTCGGCGTGGGGGCCGAGCGCTTCGCCAAGCTGGTGGAGGAGATGAGCAACGGCCGGCTGAAGATCAAGGTCTACGCTGCCGGTGAACTGGTCCCGGCCCTGGAAGTGTTCGACGCCGTTTCCCGTGGCACCGCCGAGATGGGCCATGGCGCGCCCTACTACTGGAAGGGCAAGGTGCCCGCCGCCCAGTTCTTCTGCGCCTTGCCGTTCGGTCCCAATGCCCAGGAAATGAACGCCTGGCTGCACCGGGGCGGCGGCATCGAGCTCTGGGAAGAGGTGTACAAGCCCTTCGGCGTGCTGCCCATGGCCTGCGGCGCCACGGGCGTGCAGACCGCCGGCTGGTTCAACAAGGAGATCAACAGCGTCGAGGACTTCAATGGCCTGAAGATGCGCACGCCGGGCCTGGGCGGCGAAGTGCTGACGAAGATGGGCGGCACCGTGGTCAACCTGCCGGCGGGCGAGATCTTCACCGCCTTGCAGACCGGCGCCATCGATGCCACCGAGTGGATCGGCCCCTACAACGACCTGGCCCTGGGCCTGCACAAGGCCGCCAAGTACTACTACACGCCGGGCTGGCAGGAGCCCAACGTGACCTTCGAGCTGGACGTCAACCTCAAGGCCTGGGAGACCCTTCCGGCGGACCTCAAGGCCATCGTCCGGGCCGCCGCCCGCGATGTGAACGGCGACATGCTGGATGACTACAACGCGCGCAACATGGAGGCCATGGAGAAGCTCAAGGCCGAGGGCGTCGAGGTCCGTCGCCTGCCGGAGGCGGTGCTGACCCGGCTCAGGGAAGTGGCGTCCGAGGTGGTCGAGGCCAGTGCCGCGGCCGACCCGGCGGCGACCAAGGTCTGGCAACAGCAGAAGGCTTACCTGGAGCGCATGCGCACCTACGCCGAGGAAAACGAGAAGCTGATCTACAGCATCCGCAGCTGA
- a CDS encoding TRAP transporter large permease: protein MAEVMAILLFISICLALMAGYPVAFTLGGMALIFAGIGVLTGTFDPSFLHALPNRIFGIMNNQTMLAVPLFVFMGVMLEKSRVAEDLLESMSRLFGTLRGGLAISVCVVGALLAASTGIVGATVVTMGLLALPTMLRRGYDPAIATGTLAATGTLGQIIPPSIILVLLGDVMSSAYQQAQLKMGIFSPKTVSVGDLFVGALIPGLVLVGLYILYLVGVAILQPKKLPALPQEELGPIEWGKLAKALIPPLVLIAAVLGSILAGIATPTEAAALGAVGAMLLALAKGQLNLTQLRDVAFGTTEITSMVFLILIGASLFSLVFRGFGGEVLIEDMFAMLPGGALGAFFVVMLVIFLLGFILDFIEIIFVVVPIVGPVLLAMGLDPVWLGVMIALNLQTSFLTPPFGFSLFYLRGVTPSSVPTSTMYRGVVPFILIQVLMLVIAYLFPQLITWLPEQLYGG from the coding sequence ATGGCTGAGGTCATGGCGATCCTCCTCTTCATCAGCATCTGCCTGGCGCTGATGGCCGGCTACCCGGTGGCCTTCACCCTGGGCGGCATGGCGCTGATCTTCGCCGGCATCGGCGTGCTCACCGGCACCTTCGACCCCAGCTTCCTCCACGCCCTGCCGAACCGCATCTTCGGCATCATGAACAACCAGACCATGCTCGCCGTGCCGCTGTTCGTGTTCATGGGCGTGATGCTGGAGAAGAGTCGCGTGGCGGAGGACCTGCTGGAGTCCATGTCGCGCCTGTTCGGCACCCTGCGCGGCGGCCTGGCGATTTCCGTCTGCGTGGTGGGCGCCCTGCTGGCCGCCAGCACCGGCATCGTCGGCGCCACCGTGGTGACCATGGGCCTGCTGGCGCTGCCCACCATGCTGCGTCGCGGCTACGACCCGGCCATCGCCACCGGCACCCTCGCCGCCACCGGCACCCTGGGGCAGATCATCCCGCCCTCCATCATCCTGGTGCTGCTGGGCGACGTGATGTCCAGCGCCTACCAGCAGGCCCAGCTGAAGATGGGCATCTTCTCGCCGAAGACCGTCTCGGTGGGCGACCTCTTCGTCGGCGCGCTGATCCCCGGCCTGGTGCTGGTGGGCCTGTACATCCTCTACCTGGTGGGCGTGGCCATCCTGCAGCCGAAGAAGCTCCCGGCCCTGCCCCAGGAAGAACTGGGTCCCATCGAGTGGGGCAAGCTGGCCAAGGCGCTGATCCCGCCGCTGGTGCTGATTGCCGCAGTGCTCGGCTCCATCCTCGCGGGTATCGCCACCCCCACCGAGGCCGCCGCGCTGGGCGCCGTGGGCGCCATGCTGCTGGCCCTGGCCAAGGGCCAACTCAACCTGACCCAGTTGCGCGACGTGGCCTTCGGCACCACCGAGATCACCTCCATGGTGTTCCTGATCCTCATCGGTGCCTCGCTGTTCTCCCTGGTGTTCCGCGGCTTCGGCGGCGAGGTGCTGATCGAGGACATGTTCGCGATGCTCCCCGGCGGGGCGCTCGGCGCCTTCTTCGTGGTGATGCTGGTGATCTTCCTGCTGGGCTTCATCCTCGACTTCATCGAGATCATCTTCGTGGTGGTGCCCATCGTCGGCCCGGTGCTGCTGGCCATGGGCCTGGACCCGGTCTGGCTCGGGGTGATGATCGCCCTCAACCTGCAGACCTCCTTCCTCACCCCGCCCTTCGGCTTCTCGCTGTTCTACCTGCGCGGCGTGACGCCCTCCTCGGTGCCCACCAGCACCATGTACCGGGGCGTGGTGCCCTTCATCCTCATCCAGGTGCTGATGCTGGTGATCGCCTACCTGTTCCCGCAGCTGATCACCTGGCTGCCGGAGCAACTCTACGGCGGCTGA
- a CDS encoding ABC transporter ATP-binding protein produces the protein MIQLHEVSRSFQLGEHRVLGLDHLDLEVADGEYLAITGASGSGKSTLLNILGLLDAPDSGEVWLDERATRLLDEPGRAALRSRLIGFVFQSFHLVPRLTALENIELPMLLAGIDPAERRRRSLALAGRLGLEDRLDHHPGELSGGQRQRVAIARAMVMRPRLLLADEPTGNLDSQSGEEVVALLEELNAEGLTLVLVTHDDRHAARAGRRIAMRDGRILCDRRRSAS, from the coding sequence ATGATCCAGTTGCATGAGGTCAGCCGCAGTTTCCAGCTGGGCGAACACCGCGTGCTGGGCCTGGACCACCTCGACCTGGAGGTGGCCGATGGCGAATACCTGGCGATCACCGGCGCGTCCGGTTCGGGCAAGTCCACCCTGCTGAACATCCTCGGCCTGCTGGACGCCCCGGACAGCGGCGAGGTCTGGCTGGACGAGCGCGCCACCCGCTTGCTGGACGAGCCCGGGCGCGCCGCGCTGCGCAGCCGCCTGATCGGTTTCGTCTTCCAGTCCTTCCACCTGGTGCCGCGCCTTACCGCCCTGGAGAACATCGAACTGCCGATGCTGCTGGCGGGCATCGACCCGGCGGAGCGGCGGCGTCGCAGCCTGGCGCTGGCCGGCCGCCTCGGGCTGGAGGACCGGCTCGACCACCATCCCGGTGAGCTGTCCGGCGGCCAGCGCCAGCGGGTCGCCATCGCCCGGGCCATGGTGATGCGACCGCGCCTGCTGCTGGCGGACGAGCCCACGGGCAACCTCGACAGCCAGTCCGGCGAGGAGGTGGTGGCGCTGCTGGAGGAGCTGAACGCCGAGGGGCTGACCCTGGTGCTGGTGACCCATGACGACCGTCACGCGGCGCGCGCGGGACGGCGGATCGCGATGCGCGACGGCCGCATCCTCTGCGACCGGCGCCGGAGCGCCAGCTGA